A window of Chryseobacterium aquaeductus genomic DNA:
CAGGTTTTGGGTTATTCGCAAAAAGCCTTTTTAAAATCTATAGAAATATCAGATTAGGAAGAGAAATCAATCGAAGTGACAGAAAAGCTGAGCGTTGGGAAACCATGGCTCGTGTTGCGATGGGACAGAGTAGAATGGTGAAAAGACCTGTAGCAGGAATTCTTCACCTTTTTGTGTATGTAGGTTTTGTGATCATTAACATAGAATTGATTGAAATTGTTGTAGATGGGATCTTCGGTACACACCGATTCCTTGCAACAATTTTCGGACATACTTTCTATAATATTTTCACAGCAACACTTGAAGTTTTAGCAATTCTTGTAGTCATTGGTGTAGTATTGTTTTTCATCAGAAGAAATTTCTACGGAGTTAAAAGATTAACTATGAAAGAACTTTTCGGATGGCCAAAAAACGATGCCAACTGGATTTTGATTATTGAATTTGCTTTAATGGTAGCTTTCTTTACCATGAACGCCTCAGATTTAGTTTTGCAACAGAGAGGAATTTTTGCAGAACATGGAAGTTTTCCTATCAGCGAAGTTTTAATTTCTCCTTTGTTCGGAGGTTTTGGTGATAGCATTTTGATTGCTACTGAAAGAGCTGCGTGGTGGTTTCACTTTGTGGGAATTTTGTTCTTTATGAATTATCTTTATTATTCTAAACATTTACACATTATTTTGGCATTCCCAAGTACTTGGTACGCCAACTTAGATTTATACGGAAAGTTTAGTAATTTAGATTCAGTTACGGCTGAAATTAAACTAATGATGGATCCGAATTCAGATCCTTATGCCGCTCCGGCTGAAGGTGATGTTGCGGAAGCGCCTTCGAAATTTGGTGCAGAAGATGTTTTTGATCTGAATCAGGTTCAATTACTTAATGCATATTCATGTACAGAATGTGGACGTTGTACTTCGGTTTGTCCGGCAAATATTACAGGTAAAAAATTGTCTCCAAGATTAATTTTGATGAAAACCAGAGATCGTCTGGAAGAAGTCGGAAGAAATATCGATAAAAACGGAAAGTTTGAAGATGATGGTAAAAAATTGCTCAACGATTATATCACAAAAGAAGAACTTTGGGCTTGTACTACTTGTAACGCATGTACAGAAGCTTGTCCGGTATTGCTAGATCCACTTTCAATCATTTTCGAAATGAGAAGATTTTTGGTGATGGAACAGTCAGCAGCTCCGCAAGAATTAAATCTGATGATGACCAATGTGGAAAATAATGCTGCACCATGGCAATATAATCAGGCAGATCGTTTAAATTGGGCAAAAGATTAAAAATTGAAAATGCGATAATTTGAAGTTTAAAATCAATTATCAATCATCACTTATCATTAATAAATCATGGATTTCACTATAAAAACAATGGCAGAGTATGCTGCCGAAGGAAAATCACCCGAAGTTTTGTTTTGGGTTGGCTGCGCCGGAAGTTTTGACGATAGAGCCAAAAAAATCACTAAGGCTTTTTGTAAAATTCTGAATAAAATCGGGGTTGAATTTGCCGTTCTCGGTCAGGAAGAAAGCTGTACTGGAGATCCCGCAAAACGTGCCGGAAACGAGTTTGTTTTCCAGATGATGGCAATGACGAATATTGAAGTTCTGAATGCTTATGAAGTTAAGAAAATCGTAACAGCTTGTCCACACTGTTTCAATACATTGAAAAACGAATATCCAAGTTTAGGAGGAAATTTCGAAGTCATACATCACACGCAATTTTTAAAACAATTGATGAATGAAGGACGATTGAAGATTGAAGGTGGAGCTTTTAAAGGCAAAAAAATCACGTTTCACGATCCTTGTTATCTTGGAAGAGCAAACGGTGAATATGAAGCACCAAGAATGCTTCTTGAAAAACTGGATGCAGAATTGGTAGAAATGAAACGCTGTAAAACCAACGGTCTTTGTTGTGGAGCAGGTGGCGCACAAATGTTTAAAGAACCCGAAAAAGGTAATAAAGATGTGAACATTGAGAGAACAGAGGAGGCTCTGTCTTTTGAACCGAAAATTATTGCTACCGGTTGTCCGTTTTGTAATACCATGCTGACAGACGGAGTAAAGCATTTTAATAAAAACAACGAAGTAGAAGTAAAAGATATTGTAGAACTTTTGGCTGAGGCTGAGGATTTATAATTGAATTCTCTTAATTATACAAAAACTCAGGATCAGTCTTGAGTTTTTTTGTTTAAAAATATTGAATCAATAAAATTGCGTAATTTTACTATTTAAATTTATCCAAATGAGAATTGAAGAATCAAATATAGTAGAAGCTGAAGATTACAGAGTGATTATTTATCCTGCTTCACGAGCTTTTACAACCAGAGAAGCAAAAGCGATTACAGAAAAATTGTATGATTTTTTGGCAGGTTGGGCAGCACACGGAAAACCGCTTTCGTCATCTTTTAAGATTGAAAAAAATCAGTTTATCGTTATTTGTGTGGATGAAGAAAAAGAGATGGCTTCGGGTTGCAGTATCGATGCTTTGGGCAAAATCATGCGAGAGATTGATGAAGAATACCAATTGGGATTGTTTGACAGGATGAAAGCCAGTTTTATAGAAAATGGTGAAGTAAAAACGCTGAAGCTCTTAGATTTTAAAAACAAAGTGAGAAGCGGAGAATTATCCAAAGAAATTGAAGTTTTTGATTTTTCTAAAAATACCTATCTTGAATTTTTAGGAAATTTCTTACTTCCTTTCAACAGAAGTTGGGCGGCAGGAATTAAATAATTTTTGAGAACGCTAATTTACTTTCAGTAAGAATTTCATGAGTTTGATGGAATTTATTGCCCGATTTTTTTAATAAATGTCTAAAATACTTTTTTTAACAACAGCCCACAATTACAATGATGACAGAATTTTTTATCATCAAGCGAAAGAATTAAAAACCCGGGGTTACGACGTTAAAATCACCAGTCTATACTCAGATTATCAAGGCAAAATTGACGGGATCGAGATTGAATCTTATGCAATATTAAATAAATCCAGCAGAGAGAAAATACGTGTTTTTCAAAAAATTTGTGAATCTTATCAACCAGATTGCATTATTTGCTCAGAGCCGCTGACTGTGATAGCTGCTAAAAAATTTAGCAAGATAAAAAAGGCAAGTATAATTTACGATATTACAGAATGGTATCCTTCGATGAGAATGGTGAAAAATTACTCTTATCCCCTTAAAATTATTCATGCGTTGAAATTTTTCTTGATTCAACTTTATGCAGGATTTTTGAGTAAAAGTTATATTTTCGGTGAAGTCACAAAGAAATTTCCTTTAGCTTATTTTTTTCCTTGGAAAAAAAGTATTGTTCTTCCCTACTATCCTGATAACATTTATATAGAAAAGAATTTTAAGCAACTTAAACCGAATGAAATCAAATTATGCTATTCAGGATCGTTTTCGAAAGAAAAAGGAATAGAAAATTTTTTTAATGTTGCAGACAGTTTGCGTAAACTAAGACCGGAACTAAAAGTTGATCTGCTTTTGATTGGAGGTGTCAAGAGTTCTGAGGACGAGTTGTATTTTTCAAAATTACTCACCAAATATTCATGGGAAAATATTACGATTCAAAAACCTGTTTCTTTCAGTAAATTTTCTCAATCATATGCTGATGCAGATGTATGCTTTGATTTAAGACCTGTAAACATAGAAAATGACCATTGTCTTCCCATTAAGCTTTTTTATTATATAGCATCAGGTAAACCGGTAATTTACAGCAATCTTAAAGCAATCAGAGAACATTTGAAAGATTTTAATTTTGGATATTTAGTAAATCCTGATGAGTCTGAAGAGACAGCGAAATATATACTATCGTATGTTGATGATCATCATCTTTATAATCAACATGCTTACAATGCGCGAAAAGCATTTGAAAAACATTACAATTGGGAAATTATAAGCAAAAATTTTATTAGCTTTATAAAAAACTCATACAAATCAAAATGAATCAACTTTCTGTTGTTCAAACCTTCATTTCCCGGTTTTTTATTTTATTACTAAGTTTTGCGTTGGTAATATTTTCTACAAATATGTGGGGAAGTGAGGGAAAGGGTGTTATTTCCATTGTGGTGGCAAATTCTGCTATTATTGGGTTCTTCAGTAATATTTTTGCAGGAAGCAGTATTTCTTATTTCACATCTAAATATCAAACAGAGAAAGTTTTATTATATGCTTATCTATGGTCTGTCATCATCGGCATTGTTGGCCCGGTTATTTCCTGTGCTTTATTTTTCGAATCGAAGTATTTAGTGTATTTGATTGGGATTTCGGTTTTGTTTTCATTACTTTCTGCGAATATCAATTTGTTTATTGGGAAACGAGATATTAAAAAATATAACCTTTATACCATCCTCCAACAGCTTATTCATATTCTGTTTATCATTGTATTGATTTATTTTTTAAATGAAAAGTCTGTTGAAGTATATTTTATTGCGCAAATCTGTTGTTACGGATTTCTGTTTCTCTTAAGTTCTTATGGGATATTAAAGCATTTAAATTTAAATCAAATTTCCTTTTCTAAGGAGATCATTTTTTCAATATTTACTTACGGTTGGAAATCACAACTCAGTGCTTTCATTCAGTTTTTAAATTACCGTCTTTCCTTTTATTTCTTAGAATATTACATCGGCATTTCATACGTAGGGATCTTTTCAATAGGAGTTGTTTTCTCAGAAGCGATCTGGACGGTGAGCCGCAGTTTGGCTGTAGTTCTTTATTCAGATCTTTTGAATAACACTAATACAGAAGATATAATTTCTAAAACTAAAATATCTCTTAAAATCACTTTTTTAGTTACTCTGTTTTTTATTATAGGTATCATTTTCGTTCCCAATCAATTTTATATATTTATTTTCGGAAAAGATTTTTATCAGACCAAAGATATTATCTTGCTTTTATCGCCCGGAATTTTAGCAATTGCAGTAAGTAACATTATAGGATTTTACTTTGCTGGAAAAAATAAACTTGGAATTTTGAATCTCAAATCGATTTTTGGTTTAGCAATCACAATAAGTTTTTCTATTTATGCTGTTCCTAGATGGGGAATATTAGGAGCATGCGTTGTTACCACATTATCCTACTGTGCATCTTCAAGTTTGCTTTTCTGGAAATTTTATCAGTTAACTAAATTTAGAATGAGCGATTATTTCATATCAAAAACAGAAATTAATACAGTTTTGAATAAGTTTTTAAAGAAATAGTTAAAAAATACATTTTCACTTATAATTAAAAAAAATGAATCAATTACCTTTGCACTATGAAGAATTTACTTTTCGGAATATTGCTCGGATGTTTTGCGTTGATGGCATGTAGAAGTGATGAAGATTCTATTCAAAAAATAGATCAGATCATGAATATCTACATACAGGATGCAAGTGGTAAAGATCTGTTGATTCCCGATAGCATTGGTTCTTTTACTTCGGTTACGATGAATGATATGCTTGCGGCAACAGATAATGCGCCGGTCAGCTTTTCTCCAAAAACATCTGAAAGCTCGAGACGGTTTTTAGAATATATAGCAGGTGCGACAAGACAATTACAAAGTGGCGAAGATTCTGATGACAGAATTTACCGTTCACAAATACTGGTGGCTCTTACAAAAAAGCTTACAGATACAACGTTTAGTAATCCTGTAAACGATACTTTAGAAATCCTTTATCGATGGACACCCAATGTTTTTGAAGTTTCAAAAGTGAATTATAACCAACAATTGATTTTCACTAAAGTTCCTGATCAGCCAAATAATGTCACAATCATAAAATAATCTTTAAATTTGCATAAACAGTCCAAAGTTTTGGGTTTTCGAGTTTGTTAAATGCTGAAAACCTTAAGCCTTAAACTTTTAAACCTAAAAACATTTATGTTACAAGTCAATTTTTTGCGCGAGAACAAAGAACGCGTTTTAGAAGGTCTTCAAAAAAGACAATTCAAAAATCTTGAGTTGGTAGACGAGGCAATCGTTACTGACGAAGAAAGAAAAAAAATTCAGTTTGAATTAGATTCCCAACTTTCAGAGATCAATAAAATCTCCAAAGAGATCGGAATTTTAATGAAAGATGGAAAAAAGGAAGAAGCTGAAGCATCAAAATCTAAAACAGCACAATATAAAGAATCGAGCGCCGAATTGAAGTCTCAGTTGGAAGTGATCGAAAAGAAATTATTGGATATTCTGTATCAAATTCCAAATGTACCTTACCAATTGGTAAAAGCGGGAGTTTCTGCAGATGATAACGAAATTATTTTTCAGTCTCACGATGTTGAAGGTTTGGGTGAAGGTGCAATTCCACATTGGGAACTGGCAAAAAAATACAACTTGATTGATTTTGAATTGGGCGTAAAAATCGCCGGAGCTGGTTTTCCGGTTTACTTTGGAAAAGGAGCGAGATTACAAAGAGCTTTGGTTCAGTATTTTTTAGATAAAAATGTAGATGCAGGTTATCTGGAAGTTAATCCGCCTCATGTTGTGAATGAAGCTTCGGGATACGGAACCGGACAATTGCCAGATAAAGAAGGGCAAATGTATTATATCAATGCAGACGAATTGTATTTGATTCCAACAGCTGAAGTTCCGGTAACGAATTTGTACCGTGATGTTTTGTTGGATGAAAAAGATCTTCCGATTAAAAATACAGCATTTTCTCAATGTTACAGAAGAGAAGCTGGAAGTTACGGAGCTCATGTGAGAGGGCTCAACCGTCTTCACCAATTTGAAAAAGTAGAAATTGTAAGATTAGAAAAGCCTGAAAATTCTTATGCTGTTTTGGAAGAGATGGTAGAACACATCAAAGAAATTTTGACAGATCTTGAATTGCCATACAGAGTTTTAAGATTATGTGGTGGCGATACAGGTTTTGCTTCTGCAATGACGTATGATTTTGAAGTGTGGAGCGCTGCTCAGGAAAAATGGTTGGAAGTAAGTTCGGTTTCCAATTTTGAAACGTTTCAGGCAAACAGATTGAAGTGTCGTTATAAAGTTGACGGAAAAACTCAGTTGGTTCATACTTTGAACGGTTCTGCAATGGCGTTGCCGAGAATTATGGCTGCGTTGCTTGAAAATAATCAAACAGAAGAAGGAATTAAACTTCCGAAGAAAATCGCGGAGTATGCAAAGTTTGATTTGATTAATTAAGACTAACTTTTTTAAATAAAGAAACCACCGAAATTTCGGTGGTTTCTTGTTTAATTATATTTTTAAAACCTTTTTAGTTTTCAAAGTCAATGGCAATTCGCACTATGCGGATGTGTTCTATGATCTCCCGGCAAATGACATTCTCCTTTATTGTCTTTAGAAATCGTCATCGCTTCAGCTCTTGGCGAAATGTAAGGAATTCCTAGTTCCAATCCTCTTAGAATAAATAATCCGCCAAGGATTATCATGATGAAAGGAACTGCTTTTAAAATTTTTAGCCTGAAAGCCTGATTCATCAGATTTCCAACTAAAACTACGGTAAACATGAATGGAAGTGTTCCCAAACCAAATAAAGCCATATATGAAGCTCCCTGCCAAATTCCACCAGCGGCTAAACTTGCAGTTAATGCCATGTAAACCATTCCGCATGGAAGAAATCCGTTAAGAATACCTGTCGTAAATCTTGAGCGGTAATCTGCTTTCTGCAGCAGTTTTCCTAAGTTTGACTTTACGGAAAATAAAAATTTAGATAAAAAAGGAATTTTTGAAGCAAAATCTTTTCCTCCAAATGAAAATAAAGCCATAATGATTAGCAATATTCCGACAGCAATGGTAAGATACTGCTGAAAACCTGCCATTTCAAAACCTTCGCCAATGATTCCTAACATTCCGCCTAATAACGAATAGGTGAAAATTCGTCCAAATTGATACGTTAAATTTTGAAGATAGAAATTCGTCGCCTGTTTTTTGGTTAATCCCATCGACAGAGCAATTGGACCGCACATTCCAATGCAGTGAAAACCGGAAGCAAAGCCTAAAGCAATCGCCGATACTACCAGTGCTATTTCCATATCACATCATAATCAAGTCGGTAGTCTGTTTTGTTGGTAGTCCACATCAATCGTAATGTATAATTGCCTTTGGTTAAAACCTTTGCAGGAATCGTGAATGACTGATTGGCGTCTAGTTGCTCAGATCTTTTGATATCTAAATTCTGATCGTCTGATCTGTTAAGTACAAATTTAATATTAGAATTTGCGTTGTTGATATTTTTCGGGAAAGTCATTGTTATTCCTTCCGCATTTTGAGAAAATGCAGGCTTCACCTTTATGGTATCTGCTCTTCTTTTGGCATCTATTACAGATTGATATTCAAGTTCTTCTTCATAATATTTATCAGTAACCATCTCCGAGTTTTTTTGCCCGTTTGGAAAAAGAAATAGCATCGATAAAATAAATATAATAAAAGAGGCAAGGGCTAAAATAATACCGTGTCCCCAAGTGAAATTTTTCATTTTTTTTGAAAATTAAAATTGTAATTTAAACGGACCTTCGAAATAAGTCTGATAAGAATCCACCAATTCACCGTTCATATCATAAACACCGATCGTGATGTTCTGTTTAGATAATTTCATAGCATTTTCCGGGAAACTGATGTTGATGGTTCCTTTGGTAATTTTATCTCTTTGCACTGTAATTTTGCTTGATGCACTGTAGCTTATTTCTCCCTTTGCAGGCTCGATCACCTTAATGGTAACGATTTTTTTGTCGTTGGTTTTATTAAGAAAAGTATAGTTGTAAGTGTTGGTAATTTTTCCTTCTCTTACGAAGAAGGTACTTCCTGCAGGCTTGATGAATTTAGCCTCCATATCACCTCGGCTTGATAGTAGAAACCCTAAAAACCCTGCCAGGAAAACCAAAACAACAGCAAAACCTTTCATTCTTCCTGTAAATTTGTACGGAGCTCCGGTTTCGATCTCTTTTTCTGATGCGTAACGTACCAAACCTTTCGGTAAACCTACTTTCTCCATCACTTCATCACAAGCGTCGATACACGCTGTACAGTTGATACATTCTAATTGCTGCCCGTCTCTGATGTCAATTCCTGTTGGGCACACAACCACACATTGGTAGCAATCTATGCAATCGCCTTTTCCGGCAGCTTTTCGATCTTCACCTTTTCTCCATTTTGAACGGTTTTCTCCGCGGTTGAAATCATAAAAGACATTGATGGTTTCTTTATCAATCAAAACACCTTGTAATCTTCCGTATGGACAAACCAATGTACAAACCTGCTCTCTGAACCACGCAAAAACAAAATAGAATGCTGCGGTAAAAAGAATCATCACGATGAAGTTGGTAGGATGGGCAAACGGTCCGTCAGAAACGATTGCAAGTACCTGCTCATAACCCACGATGTACATAAACATAAAGTGCGTAATGATTAACGAAATCACGGCGTACACAAACCATTTTAGACTTCTTTTCCAGATTTTTTCGCTATTCCATTCTTGTCTGTCAAGCTTCATCTGCTTATTTCGGTCTCCTTCGATCAGATATTCAATTTTACGAAATATAGATTCCATAAAAATTGTCTGAGGGCATATCCACCCGCAGAAAATCCTTCCGAATGCAATCGTAAAAATAATAATGAACAAAAGAGAAGCGATGGCTCCCAGAGTAAGGATAAAAAAATCTTGAGGATAGAATGGCTGCCCAACAATGAAAAACTCTCTATCGATAACATTAAATAAAAAAAACGGATTGCCATTGATTTTAATAAACGGTACTGTAAAGTAGACGATCAGTAAGAAGTAACTTACGATGTCTCTGTAATTGGTGTATTTGCCTTTTGGTTTTTTTGGAAAAACCCATTTTCTCTTTCCGGATTGTTCCATGGTACCGATAGAGTCTCGATAGGTTTCGGGATCTAAAACCTGCCCTTGCCCGCCACGCAGAATATCTTCTTCTTTATCTGACATTATAGTTTGGTTTTATTTATAAAAAAGAAAAAACATAATTCGTTACTATTTTTAATTTAATAACAAATTATGTTTAATCATATATTTTAAAGTTTTAATTACTGTTTCTCCCACTTCGCTTCGTCACCATAAGCTGGTGCTCCGCCTTTGTCTGTTGTAATTGGTGGAAGTTCCTGGTTGATGTGGTAAACATAAGCAGCAACATTTTGAATATCTGTTCCTGTTAATACTCCATTTTTACCCCAAGCCTGCATTGCTGTACCCGTTACTCCGTTTTCTACAACGTGGAATACGTTTTTGAATAATTTTTTCTCCGGTTGATTGTTCCAGAAATTATCGGTCAAGTTAGGACCGATACCTCCTTTACCTCCGTCTGAGTGACAAGATACACAGTTACTTTTGAAGATCTCTTCACCGGCAGCAATGTTGTCTTCAGAAAATACGGCAGTTTCTATAGTTACGGGTGGCTGGTTCTTGTTGTATTCATCTATAGATGCCATTTGTTCTTTATATTCAGCATCATATTCGCTTAATGGGTGCGCAAAGTCTGTGAAAGAGTATGCACAGATATAAACGATACAGAAAACAGTTCCGAAGTAAAATAAACCTACCCACCATTTTGGAAGTTGATTATCCAATTCCATAATTCCGTCAAAACCGTGATCAATAAGA
This region includes:
- a CDS encoding (Fe-S)-binding protein, producing MQYLDNIIFLILLVAGFGLFAKSLFKIYRNIRLGREINRSDRKAERWETMARVAMGQSRMVKRPVAGILHLFVYVGFVIINIELIEIVVDGIFGTHRFLATIFGHTFYNIFTATLEVLAILVVIGVVLFFIRRNFYGVKRLTMKELFGWPKNDANWILIIEFALMVAFFTMNASDLVLQQRGIFAEHGSFPISEVLISPLFGGFGDSILIATERAAWWFHFVGILFFMNYLYYSKHLHIILAFPSTWYANLDLYGKFSNLDSVTAEIKLMMDPNSDPYAAPAEGDVAEAPSKFGAEDVFDLNQVQLLNAYSCTECGRCTSVCPANITGKKLSPRLILMKTRDRLEEVGRNIDKNGKFEDDGKKLLNDYITKEELWACTTCNACTEACPVLLDPLSIIFEMRRFLVMEQSAAPQELNLMMTNVENNAAPWQYNQADRLNWAKD
- a CDS encoding (Fe-S)-binding protein codes for the protein MDFTIKTMAEYAAEGKSPEVLFWVGCAGSFDDRAKKITKAFCKILNKIGVEFAVLGQEESCTGDPAKRAGNEFVFQMMAMTNIEVLNAYEVKKIVTACPHCFNTLKNEYPSLGGNFEVIHHTQFLKQLMNEGRLKIEGGAFKGKKITFHDPCYLGRANGEYEAPRMLLEKLDAELVEMKRCKTNGLCCGAGGAQMFKEPEKGNKDVNIERTEEALSFEPKIIATGCPFCNTMLTDGVKHFNKNNEVEVKDIVELLAEAEDL
- a CDS encoding glycosyltransferase, producing MSKILFLTTAHNYNDDRIFYHQAKELKTRGYDVKITSLYSDYQGKIDGIEIESYAILNKSSREKIRVFQKICESYQPDCIICSEPLTVIAAKKFSKIKKASIIYDITEWYPSMRMVKNYSYPLKIIHALKFFLIQLYAGFLSKSYIFGEVTKKFPLAYFFPWKKSIVLPYYPDNIYIEKNFKQLKPNEIKLCYSGSFSKEKGIENFFNVADSLRKLRPELKVDLLLIGGVKSSEDELYFSKLLTKYSWENITIQKPVSFSKFSQSYADADVCFDLRPVNIENDHCLPIKLFYYIASGKPVIYSNLKAIREHLKDFNFGYLVNPDESEETAKYILSYVDDHHLYNQHAYNARKAFEKHYNWEIISKNFISFIKNSYKSK
- a CDS encoding lipopolysaccharide biosynthesis protein, which codes for MNQLSVVQTFISRFFILLLSFALVIFSTNMWGSEGKGVISIVVANSAIIGFFSNIFAGSSISYFTSKYQTEKVLLYAYLWSVIIGIVGPVISCALFFESKYLVYLIGISVLFSLLSANINLFIGKRDIKKYNLYTILQQLIHILFIIVLIYFLNEKSVEVYFIAQICCYGFLFLLSSYGILKHLNLNQISFSKEIIFSIFTYGWKSQLSAFIQFLNYRLSFYFLEYYIGISYVGIFSIGVVFSEAIWTVSRSLAVVLYSDLLNNTNTEDIISKTKISLKITFLVTLFFIIGIIFVPNQFYIFIFGKDFYQTKDIILLLSPGILAIAVSNIIGFYFAGKNKLGILNLKSIFGLAITISFSIYAVPRWGILGACVVTTLSYCASSSLLFWKFYQLTKFRMSDYFISKTEINTVLNKFLKK
- the serS gene encoding serine--tRNA ligase codes for the protein MLQVNFLRENKERVLEGLQKRQFKNLELVDEAIVTDEERKKIQFELDSQLSEINKISKEIGILMKDGKKEEAEASKSKTAQYKESSAELKSQLEVIEKKLLDILYQIPNVPYQLVKAGVSADDNEIIFQSHDVEGLGEGAIPHWELAKKYNLIDFELGVKIAGAGFPVYFGKGARLQRALVQYFLDKNVDAGYLEVNPPHVVNEASGYGTGQLPDKEGQMYYINADELYLIPTAEVPVTNLYRDVLLDEKDLPIKNTAFSQCYRREAGSYGAHVRGLNRLHQFEKVEIVRLEKPENSYAVLEEMVEHIKEILTDLELPYRVLRLCGGDTGFASAMTYDFEVWSAAQEKWLEVSSVSNFETFQANRLKCRYKVDGKTQLVHTLNGSAMALPRIMAALLENNQTEEGIKLPKKIAEYAKFDLIN
- a CDS encoding sulfite exporter TauE/SafE family protein, whose translation is MEIALVVSAIALGFASGFHCIGMCGPIALSMGLTKKQATNFYLQNLTYQFGRIFTYSLLGGMLGIIGEGFEMAGFQQYLTIAVGILLIIMALFSFGGKDFASKIPFLSKFLFSVKSNLGKLLQKADYRSRFTTGILNGFLPCGMVYMALTASLAAGGIWQGASYMALFGLGTLPFMFTVVLVGNLMNQAFRLKILKAVPFIMIILGGLFILRGLELGIPYISPRAEAMTISKDNKGECHLPGDHRTHPHSANCH
- a CDS encoding FixH family protein, with the protein product MKNFTWGHGIILALASFIIFILSMLFLFPNGQKNSEMVTDKYYEEELEYQSVIDAKRRADTIKVKPAFSQNAEGITMTFPKNINNANSNIKFVLNRSDDQNLDIKRSEQLDANQSFTIPAKVLTKGNYTLRLMWTTNKTDYRLDYDVIWK
- the ccoG gene encoding cytochrome c oxidase accessory protein CcoG, which gives rise to MSDKEEDILRGGQGQVLDPETYRDSIGTMEQSGKRKWVFPKKPKGKYTNYRDIVSYFLLIVYFTVPFIKINGNPFFLFNVIDREFFIVGQPFYPQDFFILTLGAIASLLFIIIFTIAFGRIFCGWICPQTIFMESIFRKIEYLIEGDRNKQMKLDRQEWNSEKIWKRSLKWFVYAVISLIITHFMFMYIVGYEQVLAIVSDGPFAHPTNFIVMILFTAAFYFVFAWFREQVCTLVCPYGRLQGVLIDKETINVFYDFNRGENRSKWRKGEDRKAAGKGDCIDCYQCVVVCPTGIDIRDGQQLECINCTACIDACDEVMEKVGLPKGLVRYASEKEIETGAPYKFTGRMKGFAVVLVFLAGFLGFLLSSRGDMEAKFIKPAGSTFFVREGKITNTYNYTFLNKTNDKKIVTIKVIEPAKGEISYSASSKITVQRDKITKGTINISFPENAMKLSKQNITIGVYDMNGELVDSYQTYFEGPFKLQF
- a CDS encoding c-type cytochrome, with the protein product MKQRTPVFVNILIILGLLIVFYYLFVQNYSFLASPYFWGTVAISAILAYIHSAIGDLIENNRFKKLSDEEKAAYLAEKKIPFLKRQYDAAFKKQSETEEKDILIDHGFDGIMELDNQLPKWWVGLFYFGTVFCIVYICAYSFTDFAHPLSEYDAEYKEQMASIDEYNKNQPPVTIETAVFSEDNIAAGEEIFKSNCVSCHSDGGKGGIGPNLTDNFWNNQPEKKLFKNVFHVVENGVTGTAMQAWGKNGVLTGTDIQNVAAYVYHINQELPPITTDKGGAPAYGDEAKWEKQ